The Cydia splendana chromosome 7, ilCydSple1.2, whole genome shotgun sequence genome contains the following window.
CCTACCTCTGTCACAAGCCGGCCACTTAACGTCGCCCGCACGCGCCAATTCTCACCCAATATTTTCACCATTTGTCATAAAAGAACTCAGGACTATTGCCTTTAACGAGTTTAAGAAACTAGCGGTCTACACGCATTCATAAAAATGTCTAAAATACTTGATGAGAACATGAAATTCGATAATATCTTTTGGATTGCCACAACAGCAATGCGTCTGAATCGTTCCCATCCTTTCATCCCGCGGGATAAGAAATGGCGCACTCAATTTACTGCTATATCAATTTTATCGTTTTTCTGTTCTACGTTCTTGATGTATTCAACATTTTTCCACGACATACCGTGTGGTGCATATGCTGATGCTAGCAAAAGTGCAATAATGTCAATAGTTGCTATCACGATTACGTACAAGTACTTGATTATTTTGCGATATCAGGAGTCTATTACCGACCTTATTCGCATTGTGGATGAGGATTACGAACTGGCCAAGGGGTTCTGTGAAGAAGAGCAACGCGTCGTTTATAAGTACTCTAAGAGAGGGATCAAAGTTACCCAGTATTGGTTCTTTTCAGCATGTTCGACGAGCGCTATTTTCCCGCTCAAAGCATTTGTGCTTATGGGAAAGTCTTATTTAGCAGGTGAATTCCAACTAGTGCCGTTGTTCGAAATGACATACCCTTGGATACTGAATGattataaaaatgtacatgtCGTTTTCGTAATGTTATTCGGTTTAACACTCTTCTTTGATTTGTATGCGACTTCAATGTATGTAGGATTCGATCCGATTGTCCCGATATTTATGCTTCATTTGTGCGGGCAGTTGGATATCCTTAGCCTGCGCATATCGAAATTGTTCTCCAATCCCGAGGACTCCGCAGAAACTAGGCGAGAAAACTTAAGAAGAATTATTTTACAACTTCAAGATATTTACAAGtataaaacgatttttttattctCTACCTTTAGTGGTTAACGTTTGGATGAAATATagtaacaaatatatttttgtcttTCAGattcattgaaattattaaaaCCAACTTCACAGTGTTGTACGAATTTATGATGAAAACTACAACTTTTCTACTTCCTCTGACTGCGTTTCAAATTACCGAGGTAAGAAAGAGCAAAAAAGAGAGCGTGATAGCATCTAGATACGCGGCAccgtgtcaagccaagttcaaaagAAGAGAACTTGCGACGCAGCGGCTGTGTgttatattacacgaaccatttggaGCCACTTTTGACCCCTACGTAACTCAAAACctattaaacataaacatatatGAAATTTGGTTCATTTATAGACCCTTAAGGCTAACTAAAACCCCAAATTTCATTAATATAGCTCAACCTGTTATTAACGTACATATAGGTATCTAAAAATCGGGATGTTTCTCACTGACTTAGGTATTGCCTGACTGACTCACCTAaaatcaaaaacctaacccacttccagatgacctagcaagttgtaatttggcatccagctGGGCAATTGTGGGGTTACAAAACTGAGATAAAGAAAcagtcttggctagtttttatacCAACAAActaactttttttaaagtaacatggacaaaaaatataatatagcgtgtacgtaaaaactagccaagacaaatcctgaaCGTTAATTACATCCCAAGCCGACCAGTACTTGGCACCCAAAGACCTCAATTCTTTTTCcggcgaagtcaacaacgacgcatatatttaatattgaacttggctctcatttcgcatttatgtttttgatgggatagtaattacaagatttttttcttacttttttattaataagaGATATGTTCTCTAActcagtaaatatttattttgtttcagtCTCTTCGAAACGGAGAAATTAATATAGAATTTATTGGATTCTTTAGTGCCGTGATATTACACTTCTACATACCTTGTTATTATAGCGATCTCTTAATGGAGACGGTATGAGTGaattcttattttaattttaataacttattgttttattttttactaaagGTACTTTTGAgggtaataaggcctacctaACTTCAAATTGCTTTAAAtcgttatttattaaatatagattttatttaaactaaggttaataaataatgtaggtcCTTGTAAATTTagaccaatatacaaataaaaaagatataactgggttgctgttagcttttaattatatcattttatatgTAACTCTAATCAAGACAGttggttacactgttgtaagtaCTTTTTTTCAGGGAGGCCTTATTATACTATTGGCCGTATTACCTCCAAGTACCTTAAATTACGATTTGAAAACGAAGATTATTACCTAGTAGTAAGCAAAACGCGTATTCACCAAATTACAAACCGAACTAAACTCAActtatctattttttttttagctgtgtaatcacattttattatttattttatacattacaCTTCTTAAATAGCCAGTTACAGGAAATCGCATATAGATCAAAACTTTTATCGTGCGCGGAAGAGACCATCCGCCTCAGATACTGATATTATgtaatgataatgatatagCGTTATTCATCATTTGTCAAATTTAAGAAACCGTCGATAATTGTTTGTCTCTCTCAATTATTTATGTCGTGATATTTCTGTTTGTTAGGAAAAGATAAGGTTTTTAAGATGTTGCAATGTTTTATGAATAGGGGAGATAAAGTCTTttttggctcctctacacgttggCCCAACCTATTGGTCCAATATGTTGGGACAACGTGTAGAGGGGGTATTCGCTTTTGGCGCGCGGGATGGCGATGAGTTGGCcgcggtgtcggtttttcgGCCGCACATCAAAGGGATTGGCCAAGCGATTGCGgtacgcatctacacgtggcccaaTCCACAGTGCGTGCTCGAACGCGGTCGAGTGCGGACGTTTGTGCTCAGtatcaattttagttttttttttaattaaaatgacgAGTACGTGGCCTCGTTATGGAAGGAATAGGAAAGAATCGTGTCCCGATTTGGGCCATGGTGCGTCCATTAATGAATCGCATACTAACGGATAGGGGTTTACGAGTACATTCACGGAAAAATAGTTTCATTGTAATTTGAAGTGGGCATATGATTATAGGCAACTCAACACTGGTGGCTTAATTGCCGTTTATATATCTGAAGATTCTTCATGGATATTgtcaaatcttataaaatatgtctgcCATTTCTTTTCATGGACGTTTTATTGGTTGTATAAGATGCCTTACATACCCTTAGTACCAAATAATGtgctgatttggcccggtagcaacGAGATCGTACGGTGTACCAAAAAGAATGGGAGAGGAGAAATGGTCGGCTctccaggtccaatctatgctatatttcttcatgctcttagcaactagggcaagttatatatcatttttgtataatttagggacgaggaattcatttttgaaataatcgttatactttttcatacaaataaactgatttttgcacaaaaattgaaaattatatgtattttttaggacaattttggcatttacaatcacagtgtggcgatttgtACTAAATAAAAATGGACAATTTAGCTCATTTATTCCTCATTCTAAAAAGTATCACTTTATAGTAGgcactcatatatttttttgtggATAATAATTTGTAGCGCGTGGCGGTGACGATTTccatttaaattgaattatggccaaagttaacattttaaaatattaaaaaaaaaactgaatctggcaatacaatgttttaatattttacagataAATTACAGGCGTAATTTTTACAAATGAAATGGGTTTCTGCCACCCTATTATAAGGCAGTACACTTTTTTGCTAACAAGGTATGCCCACCAAATACGCTCATAAGAACGATATATTCTATCGATATAGGCTATGCACTATCTAATGATATATAAGTTAATTCGGGACGCGACATGGCCCAGAACCCATACTATCCGGGACACGGTTCTTTACGCAGACAGtacatttacaatttaaataaataaatataacaatacatacttatagttaaataaatgaatattatatacatatctaACTAtatatagtaagtacctacattgcaCAATTTGCACAGCTATGTTGGTAAGCTAGTAacacaatttaataaaattataatatgctctaaaataatttaagcaaattataaggtaacatgaaattaaaaaagatatttaattctttaaaaaaatctaacataCATTTATTTTCGGGAAGTAGGTATCATCAAAAAACTCTTGCAGCTTTTacgacattttttaaaattacttgATGATAATAATGGTACGTGGCGTATCTTTAGATAAATTGCTGCAACGGCTACTGCTTCCACGTCCATCTTGGAAACCGGTCAGATCACAACTGAAATTCGCCATCGTGTAGTAGCGTTCCGACCAAGGCACGGCCAACTCATGGGCCAAGCCACCAAGCGTTGGCGGAGCGTTTGGCCAACGTGTAGAGGAGCTATTACGCGCACGACAAAACTACGAAATGTCACCTATTTAACTCGGCATGCCGTTTGCCGTGCAGGGGCCGATTTTagaatttcgaccactcgatttcgtgtatttcgttcaataatatctccactactaggcatttaaattctactaatagaattgaaatcgagtggtcaataccactagattccaaattacGATCGCTTGTTTTTCAAAatttagcatttcgccgttttccaccgattttcgagtgacgaaatcgagcgattgaaattcaaaaatcggcccccagggcGAAAACTTCCGTCTCGCGATATATTCTTGCGGCTGGGAGAAGCACTCGGACAAGCACGTGATGCGCGCC
Protein-coding sequences here:
- the LOC134792065 gene encoding uncharacterized protein LOC134792065 isoform X2, with the translated sequence MSKILDENMKFDNIFWIATTAMRLNRSHPFIPRDKKWRTQFTAISILSFFCSTFLMYSTFFHDIPCGAYADASKSAIMSIVAITITYKYLIILRYQESITDLIRIVDEDYELAKGFCEEEQRVVYKYSKRGIKVTQYWFFSACSTSAIFPLKAFVLMGKSYLAGEFQLVPLFEMTYPWILNDYKNVHVVFVMLFGLTLFFDLYATSMYVGFDPIVPIFMLHLCGQLDILSLRISKLFSNPEDSAETRRENLRRIILQLQDIYKFIEIIKTNFTVLYEFMMKTTTFLLPLTAFQITEGENFRLAIYSCGWEKHSDKHVMRAILFMLTRALKPIVISTVFCAICLDTFAQMCREAYSIFNLMNAAWA
- the LOC134792065 gene encoding odorant receptor 2a-like isoform X1, producing MSKILDENMKFDNIFWIATTAMRLNRSHPFIPRDKKWRTQFTAISILSFFCSTFLMYSTFFHDIPCGAYADASKSAIMSIVAITITYKYLIILRYQESITDLIRIVDEDYELAKGFCEEEQRVVYKYSKRGIKVTQYWFFSACSTSAIFPLKAFVLMGKSYLAGEFQLVPLFEMTYPWILNDYKNVHVVFVMLFGLTLFFDLYATSMYVGFDPIVPIFMLHLCGQLDILSLRISKLFSNPEDSAETRRENLRRIILQLQDIYKFIEIIKTNFTVLYEFMMKTTTFLLPLTAFQITESLRNGEINIEFIGFFSAVILHFYIPCYYSDLLMETGENFRLAIYSCGWEKHSDKHVMRAILFMLTRALKPIVISTVFCAICLDTFAQMCREAYSIFNLMNAAWA